In Streptomyces nojiriensis, the sequence GCGCCGGGTTGAAGAAGTGCAGGCCCAGCACGCGCTCGGGGCGCAGGGACTCGGCGGCCAGGCGCGTCACCGACAGGGCGTTGGTGCCGGTGGCCAGGACGGTGTCGGGCCGCACGATCGCGTCGAGCTCGCGGAACACCTGCTGCTTGATCTCGTACGACTCGGGGACGACCTCGATGACCAGATCGGCCTCGGCGGCGGCGCCCAGGTCGGTGAAGGTGCGGAAGCGGGCGAGCACGTCGGCCCGCTCCTGCTCGGTGAGCCGCTCCCGGGCGACGGAGCGCGCGGTGGCCGCGGCGAGGGCGGTCGCGGCCCGCTGGGCGGCGGCCTCGCTGATGTCGATGCCGATGACCTCGCGGCCGGCCCGGGCAAGGACCTCGGCGATGCCGGTGCCCATCGTGCCGAGTCCGATGACGGCGATGGTCTGGAGGGTGGGCTGACTGGACTGACGGTCCATCGAGGGACTCCAGTGGAAGAGGGTGACGACTGAGGGGCGCGCGGCGCACGGCGCGCGCGGATGCCGTACGGAAGAGCCGTGCGGTGGAAGGACCCGGGGTGAGCGGGCCCGAGGAGGGGAGCCCGCGGGGAGATGAGTCCCTGGGGCGAGAACGGCGGAACCCTGTCCCGGGGTCACACCGTGGAATACGAACCGACCGGCACGAGGCGGCTGCGTCACCAGGCCGCCCTCGTACGTGTTGAAACGACAGTAACCCGCCGGTAACTGGTCCGCCAGAGCGCGGAGATGTGACCTGTACCGCCCAAATGTACCGATCATCGATCATCGATCAACCGGCTGTCTCCGATGTCCCGAAACCCGGCACGGCGACCGCTGTGTCCCCCTAGGGTGGCCGGGTGAACGACGTGCTGGAGCGCCTGCGGGCGGAGGCGGGACCGTCCCCCGAGTACGAGGTGCTGCTCACGGCCGCCCCCGACGGTCTCGCCGCCTCCCTGACCTCGGCCGGGCTGCCCCTGTGGGCCCGCGAACTGGCCGCGTACCGGCTGGGCCTCGCGGGAGACCGTCGCGCCTTCGAATCCCTCGTCCTGCTCCTCAACCACCGGGACCCGGCCCGCTGCGCGGCCGCCGCCGAGGCCCTGGCCGTCCTGGGCGACCCGCGCACCGCCCGCGCGGCGGCGGCCCTCGCCACCAACGCCCTGCGCACGGCCTACGCCCTGCAGCCCGTGCGGCTGCTCACCGCCCTGCGCGCCCCCGAGTCCGTACCGGCCCTGATGGCCACCCTGACGCGGCTGCTGTCCCCGCGCGACCCGTACTGGCGGGTGGCCCTGGCCTGCGTCGAGGGCCTCGGCGCCCTCGCCGACCCCCGCGCCCGCGAACTGCTCGTCCGCGCCCAGTCCCACCCCCGGCTGGCGGTGGCGGCGACGGGCGCGCTGCGCAACCTGGGCTGAGGGTCGCGGCCCGGGGATCGCGGGCCGCTATGCGGCGATGACCGCGAAGGCCTCGATCTCGACCAGGAGTTCGGGCCGGACCAGCGCGGAGACCTGTACCGCCGAGGAGGCCGGCAGGCGGTCGGCCGCGATCACCGCGTCGCGGGCCTCCCGTACCGCAGGCAGGAACGCGACGTCCGTGACGAAGTAGGTGAGCTTCACGACGTCGTCGAAGGTCGCCCCGGCCGCAGCCAGGCACCGGCGCAGGTTCTCGAACACCTGCCGGGCCTGCGCGGCCGGATCCCCCTCGCCCACGACCTCGCCCCGCTCGTCGAGCGCACACTGCCCGGAGACGGCGACGAAGCGCCCCGTGCCCCATACGACGTGGCTGTAGTGGGCGCTGGGGGCGACTCCTTCCGGCGCGGCGATACGGGTCGGGTGGCTGCTGGGCGACGGTGTCGTGGTCATGCGCACGATCTTGCCCTCTCGCCCTCCCGCTCCGGCCGGCGGGCGTCAGCCCCGGAAGCCGAGCAGGCCGTGCAGGGCCGCGCCGCCCGCGGAGGCGGGCACCGCGCGGGTCGCCGTGGTCGGCTTCGGGGCCGCCTGGGCGGGGCAGGTGGCGTCCGTGGCCTTGCCCGTCGTCAGGTAGGCCGACACCTTCTCGTCCAGGCACTTGTTGCCGCTCAGGGCGATGCCGTGGTTGCCCCCGCCCTCCTCCACCACCAGGGCCGACCCCGACAGCTTCTCCCGCATGCTGAGCGCCCCCTCGAACGGGGTCGCCGCGTCGTCCGTCGCCTGGAGCAGCAGGGCGGGCGGGAGATCCGCGTTGGTCACGTCCGGGGCCTCGAGCGGCTCCGTCGGCCAGAACGCGCACGGGGCGTTGTACCAGGCGTTGTTCCAGGTCATGAACGGCGCCTTGGCGTGGGTGCGCCACATGTCCGCGCGCCACTGGTTCCAGTCCTTCGGCCAGGCCGAGTCCCGGCACTGCACCGCCGTGTAGACGCTGTAGCCGTTGCCCGCGGAGGGCTCCACCGCCCCGAACCGCTCGTAGGCGGCCACCAGCGGCTTCGGGTCCTTGGCCACGGCGTACGCGGCGAAGGCCTCGGCCAGGTTCGGCCAGTAGCCGTTGTAGTACCCGCCCGGCATGAAGGTGTCCTCCAGCTCCGCCGGCCCCACCTTGCCCCCCGCCGGACTCTCGCGCAGCGCGTCCCGCATCGCGTACCAGGCCTCCTCGACCGCCGCCGGGTCGGTGCCCAGCCGGTAGGTGGCGTCGTACTGGGCCACCCAGGCCAGGAAGGCCTTGTGGCGGGCGTCGAAGGCGAGGTCCTGGGCGAGGTTGTCCTCGTACCAGACCCCGCCCGGGTCGACCACGGAGTCCAGGACCAGCCGGTGTACGCGGCCCGGGTGGAGCTTGGCGTACACCGCGCCCAGGTAGGTCCCGTACGAGTAGCCGAAGTAGCTGATCCGCTCCGCGCCGAGAGCGCCGCGCAGGGCCTCGATGTCCCGGGCGGCCGAGACGGTGTCGATGTACGGCAGCACGTCCGCGTGCTTGGCCCCGCAGGACTCGGCGAAGGAGCGCACCCGGTCCAGGTTGGCCCGCTCGGTGGCCTCGTCCATGGGGACGGAGTCCGGCCGGGCGGGCTTGAAGTGCCCGGTCGCGCAGTCCAGGGCGGGCTCGCTCTTGCCGACGCCGCGGGGGTCGAAGCCGATCACGTCGTACTGGGCGGCCACCTCCTTGGGCAGGGCGGAGGCGATGTAACCGGCCAGGCTGCGGCCGCTGCCGCCCGGGCCGCCCGGGTTGACCAGCAGCGGGCCCTGGGAGGCGGGGCCGGTGTGCGGGACCCGGGTCAGGGCGAGGGTGATCTGCCGGCCGTCCGGACGCGCGTGGTCGAGGGGCACCTTGAGGGACGCGCACTGCAGCGTGGGGTACCGCGGGGTGGTGCAGCCGGTCCAGCGCAGCGCGGCCCGAGCCGGCGCCTGGGCGGCCGGATCGGCCGGTCCGGCGGGCGCGGCCGTGACCGGGCTCGCGAGGGCGGCGGCTACGGTGGCGGCGACGGTGGAGATCGACAGCAGGACAGCGGCGCGCTTCTTCAAGGGGTGGAGCATGGGGCCTCCCAGCCGAGGGTTCTGGGCGGAATCGTCCCGGAAACCACGCCTGGAAGGCGGGATTGGGCCGCCGATTGGCCCGATGTGATGACCGTTCAGGCGGTGCCGGCCGTCACAGGAGGCTGAGCTGTGTGGCTCCGGCGGCCGCGGAGCCGTCCGGCCGCTCCGGCGTGACGACCTTGCGGGCCTCGCCGCGCCGGGCCGGGCCGATGCCGAATTCGGCCGCCAGTTCGTGGACTTGGCGGGTGATCCGGCGCTGGTACCAGGTCGGCGCGTACGGCCCGCCCGCGTACATCCGCTCGTACCGGGGGACCAGGTGGGGGTGGTGGGCGCCCAGCCAGGCCGTGAACCACTCGCGCGCCCCGGGCCGCAGATGGAGTACCAGGGGTGTCACGGAGGTCGCACCGGCCTCGGCCACGGCCCGCACGGTCGCCCGCAGCTGCTCCGGGGAGTCCCCGAGGAAGGGGATCACCGGGGCCATCAGCACCCCGCACTCGATCCCGGCGTCGGCGAGCGCCCGTACGGCGCCCAGCCGGGCGGCGGGGGAGGGGGTGCCCGGCTCGACGGTCCGCCAGAGCCCGGTGTCGGTGAAGCCGACCGAGACCGAGATGCCGACCTCGGTGGCCTCGGCGGCCTCCCGCAGCAGGGGGAGGTCGCGGAGGATCAGCGTGCCCTTGGTGAGGATCGAGAAGGGGTTGGCGCGGTCGCGCAGGGCCTCGATGATCCCGGGCATCAGCCGGTAGCGGCCCTCGGCCCGCTGGTAGCAGTCGACGTTGGTGCCCATGGCGATGTGCGCGCCGGTCCAGCGGGGCGAGCCGAGCTCGCGGCGCAGCAGTTCGGGCGCGTTGGTCTTGACGACGATCTGCGAGTCGAAGCCGATGCCGGTGTCGAGGTCGAGATAGCTGTGCGTCTTGCGCGCGAAGCAGTACACGCAGGCGTGACTGCAGCCCCGGTAGGGGTTCACGGTCCATTCGAACGGCATGCGCGAGGCGCCGGGCACCCGGTTGACGATCGACCGGGCGCGTACCTCGTGGAAGGTGATCCCCCGGAATTCGGGGGTGTCGATGGTCCGGGTCACGACGGCGTCGGCCCCGAAGAGCCCGGCGGGGCCGCCGGAGCCCGCGGTCAGATTCTCCCAGCGCATGGTGCCTCCTCGGTGGTTCGCCCCGGAGAATAGAACAAATGTTCCCATGATCGTGCGGGCCTAGAAAATGGCCCCGCTCGGCCGGCCGTGGTGGGAGTTCGTGCCGGTCGGGATGCCGGGGGGTGACGCGCACGCGTACGCCGAGCAGCGGCGGGCGGCCCGTGCCGTCCACCTCGCGCAGACCCCCGCCGCGGCCTTCCGGCGATGGACCGCCGGGCTGGCCCTCGACGGGGCCTGCGACGATCCCGCGACCTGCCCGCACACCCCGCCCCCGGCCCCCGGACCCCTGGGAACCGCGGCCCACCTCGCCGGCCTCCCGGACGACACCCTGCCGGTCCACCTCCGCTGCCACGTCCGATCCGGATTTGGGCCACCGGCCCGGAGGTGGTTGGCTTCGCCGTGACGAGCGATCACAACTGCTGGAGGAACAGCTATGGCGCAGGTCGAGGCCACCACGGAGCGGATCATCGCGGCCGACGCGGAGACCGTGTTCGACGCGCTGGCGGACTACACCGGGACCCGCGGGAAGCTGCTGCCCGAGCACTTCAGCGAGTACGAGGTGCGCGAGGGCGGCGACGGCGAGGGCACCCTGGTGCACTGGAAGCTCCAGGCCACCAGCAAGCGCGTACGCGACTGCCTGCTGGAGGTCAGCGAGCCCACCGACGGCGAACTGGTGGAGAAGGACCGCAACTCCTCCATGGTCACCACCTGGCGGGTCACCCCGGCCGGTGAGGGCAAGTCCAAGGCCGTGGTCACCACCGTCTGGAACGGCGCCGGCGGCATCGGCGGCTTCTTCGAGCGCACCTTCGCGCCCAAGGGCCTCGGCCGGATCTACGACAGCGTGCTCGAGAAGCTGGCCGCCGAAGTGGAGCGCTGAGCAACGGCGTTGACGGTGGGGCCGGGCCGGCGGCCTCACCGGATCGGGTGAACCCGCACCGCCCGCGGACCGCAGCTCCCCAGGGCGGACGGCCGACGGACCGCGCGCCGGCGGTCGCGCGCCGCGCCGGGCGTCGCGCGCCGCGCCGGGGCGCGAGCCCCACGGTCGCCGGGGGCCTCGGCGGCTAGGGTGGCACCCTGAGCGCAACCGACCGCCCGGGGGCCCGATGAAGATCCTCATCTCCGCCGACATGGAAGGCGCCACCGGCGTCACCTGGCCCGCGGACGTGCTGCCCGGAACCCCGCAGTGGGAACGCTGCCGCGCGATGTTCACCTCCGACGTCAACGCCGCCGTACTCGGCTTCTACGACGGCGGAGCCGACCAGGTCCTCATCAACGAGGCGCACTGGACCATGCGCAACCTGCTGCTGGAGAAGCTCGACGCCCGCGCCGAGATGATCACCGGCCGCCACAAGACCCTCTCCATGGTCGAGGGCGTCCAGCACGGCGACGTCGACGGCATCGCCTTCGTCGGCTACCACACCGGAGCCGGCTCCGAGGGGGTCCTCGCCCACACCTACCTCGCCAACTCCATCACCGGAGTCTGGGTCAACGGGACGCGCGCCAGCGAGGGGCTGCTCAACGCACACGTCGTCGCCGAGTACGGGGTCCCCGTCATCCTGGTCACCGGCGACGACCTCACCTGCGTGGACGCCGCGGGATACGCCCCCGGAGCCGCGACCGTCGCCGTCAAGGACCACGTCTCGCGCTACGCCGCCGTGTGCCGCACCCCGGCCCGTACCGCCGCCGACATCCGGGCCGCGGCCAAGGAGGCCACCGCCCTGGCCGTACGCCACGACCCGGTCCGCGGCGGCCCCTTCACCGTGGAGCTGGAGTTCGACGCCGCGCACCTGGCCATGTCCGCGACGGTGGTCCCCGGCGTGGAGCGGTCCGGGGAGCGCAAGGTCGCGTACACCAGCGAAACCATGTACGAGGGGATCCGGGCCTTCAAAGCGGTCACGACGGTCGTCTCGGCGGCCGTGGAGGAGCAGTATGGCTGACATGTGCGCAATCAACGCCGAGATCCCGGCAGGCGCCGGCGCCGTCGACACCGCGGACCCGGTGGCCACGTCGGACGTGGTGGACACGGTGGCTCTCGACGAGGCCGTCGAGTTCACCTCCGGCCTCATCAGGATCGACACCACCAACCGGGGCGGCGGCGACTGCCGCGAGCGCCCCGCCGCCGAGTACGTCGCCGAGCGGCTCGCCGCCGCCGGCCTGGAGCCGGTCCTGCTGGAGCGCGCCCCCGGCCGCACCAACGTGGTCGCCCGGATCGAGGGCACCGACCCCTCCGCAGAGGCCCTCCTCGTCCACGGCCACCTCGACGTGGTCCCGGCCGAGGCCGCCGACTGGAGCGTGGACCCCTTCTCCGGCGAGGTGCGCGACGGCGTGGTCTGGGGGCGCGGCGCCGTCGACATGAAGAACATGGACGCGATGGTGCTGGCCGTCGTACGGGCCTGGGCGCGCGCGGGAGTGAAACCGCGCCGGGACATCGTGATCGCCTACACCGCCGACGAGGAGGACAGCGCGGTCGACGGCTCCGGCTTCCTCGCCGACCACCACCCGCACCTCTTCGAAGGCTGCACCGAGGGCATCGGCGAGTCCGGGGCCTTCACCGTGCACGGCAGCCCCGGCGGCCGCGCCCTCTACCCGATCGCGGCGGGGGAGCGGGGCACCGCCTGGCTGAAGCTCACCGCGCACGGCACCGCCGGTCACGGCTCCAAGCCCAACCGGGCCAACGCCGTCAGCCGGCTCGCCGCCGCCGTCGCGCGGATCGGCGCGTACGAATGGCCGGTCCGGCTCACCGACACCGTCACCGCCTGCATCACCGAACTCGCCGCCCTGCAGGGCCTGTCGGTGGACCCGCGGCGGCCGGGTCTCGACGTCGACGAGCTCCTCGACGCGCTCGGCCCGGCCGGCGTCCTGGTCCGCGCCACCGTGCGCAACAGCGCCAACCCGACCATGCTCAGCGCCGGTTACAAGCTCAACGTGATCCCCGAGCACGCCACCGGTTACGTCGACGGCCGGACCGTGCCGGGCGGCGAGGCCGAGTTCACCGCCACCCTCGACGCCCTCACCGGCCCCGACGTGCGGTGGGAGTTCCGCCACCGGGAGGTCGCCCTCCAGGCCCCCGTGGACGGCAGGACGTACGGGATCCTGCGCGAGTCGGTCGAGCGGTTCGACCCGGCCGGCCACGTGATCCCCTTCTGCATGGCGGGCGGCACCGACGCCAAGCAGTTCTCCCGCCTCGGCATCACCGGCTACGGCTTCTCCCCGCTGAAGCTGCCGCCCGGCTTCGACTACTGGGCCCTCTTCCACGGCGTGGACGAGCGGGTGCCCGTCGAAGCCCTGCACTTCGGCGTCCGCGTCCTCGACCACGCGCTGCGGACCCTGTGAACGGGGCCCGGTGATGGCGGCGACGACCCGGCCCTACGGCAGCTGGCCCTCACCCATCGACGCGGGCCTCGCCGCCTCCTTCGACGGGCGGCCCGAGTACCTCGGCACCGTCGGCCCCGAGGTGTGGTGGACCGAACCCCGGCCCGAGGAGGCCGGCCGCCGCACCCTGGTGCGCCGCCGCCTCGCCGACGGCGCACCCGAGATCACCGAACTGCCCGCCCCGTGGAACGTGCGCAGCCGCGTCACCGAGTACGGCGGCCTGCCCTGGGCCGGCACCGAACGGCCCGCCGGCGGCCCCCTGCTGGTCTTCGTCCACTTCGCCGACCAGCGGCTGTACGCGTACGAGCCCGACGCCCCCGGCGGGCCCGAGCCGCGGCCCCTCACCCCGGTCTCCCGGACCGGCGGCGGCCTGCGCTGGGCCGACCCGGTGCTGCGCGGCGGCGAGGTGTGGTGCGTGCTGGAGGAGTTCACCGGGCCCGCGCCGACCGATGTGCGCCGGGTGCTGGCCGCCGTACCGCTGGACGGCTCGGCGGCCGAGAACCGCGGCGCGGTGCGGGAGCTGACGCACGACCGGTACCGGTTCACCACCGGGCCCCGGCTCTCCCCGGACGGGCGGCGGGCGGCCTGGCTGGTGTGGGACCACCCCCTGATGCCGTGGGACGGTACCGAGCTGAGGGTCGCCGAGGTCACCGGGGACGGGGAGCTCGCCGATGCCCGGACCGTACTCGGCGGCCCCGACGAGGCCGTGGCCCAGGTCGAGTGGACTGCGGAGGGCACCCTCCTCGCGGTCAGCGACCGCGGCGGCTGGTGGAACCCGTACGGCGTGGACCCGCGGACCGGCTGGGCGATCAACCTCTGCCCGCGGGAGGAGGAGTTCGGCGGCCCGCTGTGGAAGCCGGGGCTGCGCTGGCTCGCACCGCTCCCCGGGGACGCCCCGCACCCGGCGGGCCCGGGGGCCGGACTCGTCGCCGTCCTGCACGGGCAGGGCTCCTCGGTGCTCGGCATCCTCGACCCGGAGAGCGGCGACCTGGTGGACGCCGCCGGGCCGTGGACCGCCTGGCAGCCCACCCTCGCCGTGCACGGCACCCGGGTCTACGGCGTGGCCGCCAGCCCGCGCAGTGCGTACGAGGTGGTCGAGCTGGACACCGCGACCGGGCACGCCCGGGCGATCGGCGGGCAGCGCCCGGACCCGGTGGACCCGGCCTACTACCCGGAGCCGCAGAGCCGCACCTTCCTCGGCCCCGACAACCGCCAGATCCATGCGCACGTCTACCCGCCGCACCACCCGGCCGTCCGGGCCGCCGCCGACGAACTGCCCCCGTACGTGATCTGGGCGCACGGCGGACCCACCGACCACGTGCCGCCCGTACTCGACCTGCACATCGCCTACTTCACCTCGCGCGGCATCGGCGTGGTGGAGGTGAACTACGGCGGCTCCACCGGCTACGGCCGCGCCTACCGGGAGCGGCTGCGCGAGCAGTGGGGCGTGGTGGACGTGGAGGACTGCGCGGCGGTCGCCCGCTCGCTGGCCGCCGAGGGCACCGCCGACCCGGCCCGGCTCGCCATCCGCGGCGGCAGCGCGGGCGGCTGGACGGCGGCGGCCTCGCTGGCCGCCACCGACCTGTACGCGTGCGCGGCGATCATCTACCCGGTGCTGGACCTGGTGGGCTTCGCCGCGGAGACCCACGACCTGGAATCCCGCTACATCGACAGCCTGGCCGGGCCGCCCCAGACCCTGGCGGTACTCAACCGCGAGCGTTCCCCGGTGGCCCGGGCCGACGCGATCACGGCCCCGTTCGTCCTCCTCCAGGGACTGGAGGACCCGGTCTGCCCGCCGGCCCAGGCGGAGCGGCTGCTGGCCGCACTGCGCGGCCGCCCGGTTCCGGTGCCGCACGCGTACGTGACCTTCGAGGGCGAGGGCCACGGCTTCCGCCGGGCGGACACCATGATCCGTGCCCTGGAGGCCGAACTGTCGCTGTACGCACAGGTCTTTGACATCGAGCGCACCGACGTCCCCCGGCTGGAACTGGCCCCCTAGGGGGTGCGCAGGCTCCATCGGACGGAGCCGAGCAGCAGGGCGCCGGGGGCGATGCCCGCGACGGTCGCGATGACGGCGAGGGAGGCCCCGCAGGCGGCCAGGACCAGACCGGCGGCGCCGCAGGCGGCCATCGCGGCCGCCAGCAGCCGGAGCGCCGGCATGCGCCAGACGACCGCGAGACCGAAGAAGTGCAGGCCGACGACCAGGGAGATCCAGGCCACCGTGGCCTGCGGGACGTGCAGTACGAGGTTGATGACGAGGACGCCGGCCAGCGCGGCGGCCACCTCGGCGGCCACCACGAGGACGTAGCCCCGCCCGAACATCCTCGGCGCCGTACCGGGGCGGGCGTCGCCGTCCGCGTCGCCGGCCGGGGACGTACGTGCCCGCCGCAGTGCGATGAACAGCCAGACGAACGAGGCGATCGCGAGGAGGCGCAGGGGAACGGCGGCGGCCGTGGGCAGGGCTCCGGCGTTCGCCACGACGAAGGCGAGTCCGAATATGGCGCCGATGAGTCGGCTTGTCTGATGCGATGTCACGGCGCCAGTCTCACTCGAAGTTGATCACTGGGCAAAAAGCCGGACCCGCAGCGGACCGATGGGGGCGAAGCCGCACCGGACCGCCGCCTCCAGGTCCTCCCCGTGCTCGTAGCCGACCACGTCCAGCTCCGGCCACCGGTCGCGGGCCGCACCGAGGACACCCGCCCAGGCGGCTCCGAACAGGTTGGACACGCCGACCACGCCCCCGCCGGTGCTCGCGACGGCCCCGGCGGCGATCCGGCCGCCGGCGCGCCCGGCCAGGAAGACGATTCCGTCGCGGAGCAGGGCCGGCCGGAACCTCCGGTCGCCCCCGGCGCTCTCCCCGCCGTCGAAGGCGGCCTCCCAGGCCGCCAGTTCCTCGGCGTCCGCGACCTCGGACCACTCGAGCCCGGCCGCTTCCCCCTCCGCCCGGGGGAGCGGCGCCCCGGCGGGCCGATGGATCCACTGGGCCTCGAACAGCACCTCGAAGCCCGCCCGGCCAGGTCCAGGTCGGCGAAGCCGTCCTTCACCGAGCAGCCGGGGGAGGCGGTGTCGACGCCCCGGACCACGCTCCCCACCGGCACGGCCGGTGCCAGGGTCACGGCATCGGGATACATCGGCGGAGTCCGCCGCGCGCTGAACCAGACCTGCTCGCCGTCGTAGCCGGGCGTCAGCCCGTGCGCCCGACACACCGCGTCACACCACACGGCGTTGTTCAGCGCGGCCCTGCGCAGCAGGCCCGTCCCCGTCCCGTCCATGATCATTCCGTCCATGCTGCCACACCACCCCGGCCCGACGCGGAGGACCGCGGACAGCGGCGACGCGGCGGGTCCGGTGCGGCTGCGCCGGGGAAATGCCGGGCTCCGGGGGGCCGCATCGCACAGGATGGGGGGATGCGAACCCTCGTGCTTCTCGATGCCCCCTCCAACCTCGGGCTGCGTCCGCCCGCGCCCGGCGTCGTACCGGGTGTCTACAAGCTCGCCGGGGCCCTGCGCGAGCAAGGCCTGCTGGCCCGGCTCGGTGCCGTCGAGGGCGGGGTGGTGGTGCCGCCGCGCTACGACCGCGGCGACTGGCGGGAGGGCGACGGCGTGTTCCACGCCGAGGCCCTCGCCGCG encodes:
- a CDS encoding M55 family metallopeptidase, which encodes MKILISADMEGATGVTWPADVLPGTPQWERCRAMFTSDVNAAVLGFYDGGADQVLINEAHWTMRNLLLEKLDARAEMITGRHKTLSMVEGVQHGDVDGIAFVGYHTGAGSEGVLAHTYLANSITGVWVNGTRASEGLLNAHVVAEYGVPVILVTGDDLTCVDAAGYAPGAATVAVKDHVSRYAAVCRTPARTAADIRAAAKEATALAVRHDPVRGGPFTVELEFDAAHLAMSATVVPGVERSGERKVAYTSETMYEGIRAFKAVTTVVSAAVEEQYG
- a CDS encoding Rv2578c family radical SAM protein; protein product: MRWENLTAGSGGPAGLFGADAVVTRTIDTPEFRGITFHEVRARSIVNRVPGASRMPFEWTVNPYRGCSHACVYCFARKTHSYLDLDTGIGFDSQIVVKTNAPELLRRELGSPRWTGAHIAMGTNVDCYQRAEGRYRLMPGIIEALRDRANPFSILTKGTLILRDLPLLREAAEATEVGISVSVGFTDTGLWRTVEPGTPSPAARLGAVRALADAGIECGVLMAPVIPFLGDSPEQLRATVRAVAEAGATSVTPLVLHLRPGAREWFTAWLGAHHPHLVPRYERMYAGGPYAPTWYQRRITRQVHELAAEFGIGPARRGEARKVVTPERPDGSAAAGATQLSLL
- a CDS encoding HEAT repeat domain-containing protein, coding for MNDVLERLRAEAGPSPEYEVLLTAAPDGLAASLTSAGLPLWARELAAYRLGLAGDRRAFESLVLLLNHRDPARCAAAAEALAVLGDPRTARAAAALATNALRTAYALQPVRLLTALRAPESVPALMATLTRLLSPRDPYWRVALACVEGLGALADPRARELLVRAQSHPRLAVAATGALRNLG
- a CDS encoding SRPBCC family protein, producing the protein MAQVEATTERIIAADAETVFDALADYTGTRGKLLPEHFSEYEVREGGDGEGTLVHWKLQATSKRVRDCLLEVSEPTDGELVEKDRNSSMVTTWRVTPAGEGKSKAVVTTVWNGAGGIGGFFERTFAPKGLGRIYDSVLEKLAAEVER
- a CDS encoding M20/M25/M40 family metallo-hydrolase, giving the protein MCAINAEIPAGAGAVDTADPVATSDVVDTVALDEAVEFTSGLIRIDTTNRGGGDCRERPAAEYVAERLAAAGLEPVLLERAPGRTNVVARIEGTDPSAEALLVHGHLDVVPAEAADWSVDPFSGEVRDGVVWGRGAVDMKNMDAMVLAVVRAWARAGVKPRRDIVIAYTADEEDSAVDGSGFLADHHPHLFEGCTEGIGESGAFTVHGSPGGRALYPIAAGERGTAWLKLTAHGTAGHGSKPNRANAVSRLAAAVARIGAYEWPVRLTDTVTACITELAALQGLSVDPRRPGLDVDELLDALGPAGVLVRATVRNSANPTMLSAGYKLNVIPEHATGYVDGRTVPGGEAEFTATLDALTGPDVRWEFRHREVALQAPVDGRTYGILRESVERFDPAGHVIPFCMAGGTDAKQFSRLGITGYGFSPLKLPPGFDYWALFHGVDERVPVEALHFGVRVLDHALRTL
- a CDS encoding alpha/beta hydrolase, translating into MLHPLKKRAAVLLSISTVAATVAAALASPVTAAPAGPADPAAQAPARAALRWTGCTTPRYPTLQCASLKVPLDHARPDGRQITLALTRVPHTGPASQGPLLVNPGGPGGSGRSLAGYIASALPKEVAAQYDVIGFDPRGVGKSEPALDCATGHFKPARPDSVPMDEATERANLDRVRSFAESCGAKHADVLPYIDTVSAARDIEALRGALGAERISYFGYSYGTYLGAVYAKLHPGRVHRLVLDSVVDPGGVWYEDNLAQDLAFDARHKAFLAWVAQYDATYRLGTDPAAVEEAWYAMRDALRESPAGGKVGPAELEDTFMPGGYYNGYWPNLAEAFAAYAVAKDPKPLVAAYERFGAVEPSAGNGYSVYTAVQCRDSAWPKDWNQWRADMWRTHAKAPFMTWNNAWYNAPCAFWPTEPLEAPDVTNADLPPALLLQATDDAATPFEGALSMREKLSGSALVVEEGGGNHGIALSGNKCLDEKVSAYLTTGKATDATCPAQAAPKPTTATRAVPASAGGAALHGLLGFRG
- a CDS encoding RidA family protein, with translation MTTTPSPSSHPTRIAAPEGVAPSAHYSHVVWGTGRFVAVSGQCALDERGEVVGEGDPAAQARQVFENLRRCLAAAGATFDDVVKLTYFVTDVAFLPAVREARDAVIAADRLPASSAVQVSALVRPELLVEIEAFAVIAA
- a CDS encoding prolyl oligopeptidase family serine peptidase; protein product: MAATTRPYGSWPSPIDAGLAASFDGRPEYLGTVGPEVWWTEPRPEEAGRRTLVRRRLADGAPEITELPAPWNVRSRVTEYGGLPWAGTERPAGGPLLVFVHFADQRLYAYEPDAPGGPEPRPLTPVSRTGGGLRWADPVLRGGEVWCVLEEFTGPAPTDVRRVLAAVPLDGSAAENRGAVRELTHDRYRFTTGPRLSPDGRRAAWLVWDHPLMPWDGTELRVAEVTGDGELADARTVLGGPDEAVAQVEWTAEGTLLAVSDRGGWWNPYGVDPRTGWAINLCPREEEFGGPLWKPGLRWLAPLPGDAPHPAGPGAGLVAVLHGQGSSVLGILDPESGDLVDAAGPWTAWQPTLAVHGTRVYGVAASPRSAYEVVELDTATGHARAIGGQRPDPVDPAYYPEPQSRTFLGPDNRQIHAHVYPPHHPAVRAAADELPPYVIWAHGGPTDHVPPVLDLHIAYFTSRGIGVVEVNYGGSTGYGRAYRERLREQWGVVDVEDCAAVARSLAAEGTADPARLAIRGGSAGGWTAAASLAATDLYACAAIIYPVLDLVGFAAETHDLESRYIDSLAGPPQTLAVLNRERSPVARADAITAPFVLLQGLEDPVCPPAQAERLLAALRGRPVPVPHAYVTFEGEGHGFRRADTMIRALEAELSLYAQVFDIERTDVPRLELAP